In Paenibacillus larvae subsp. larvae, the following proteins share a genomic window:
- a CDS encoding MupG family TIM beta-alpha barrel fold protein has protein sequence MLGYSIYFSQLDMSFVQKMDKKGIKTIFTSLHISEESISQEKIRHFLDDSKKNNRDVVIDISPNTLQAIGAKNYIEMKDLGVKTVRIDFGISTEEIVEMQKHFRIVLNASTLDEQKICELKEKGLCLQQVIAMHNFYPREYTGLSLDFLHNKNALFNKYHIQIWAFIPGDKVLRGPIFAGLPTVEKHRNQSPYISFVELSQHFLIDGIFIGDLQIEDDTLNMIERFDKEGIVTLPTKTLSPYIPKDIIYNNRMDESEAVIRIDQGRELFSKNEKLYTATKPGKRTIGTITVDNSEYFRYMGETQILKRDLPEDSRVNIVGNVQDEYIALLDFIKAGTRIKFE, from the coding sequence ATGCTAGGATATTCAATTTATTTTTCTCAATTAGATATGTCATTCGTTCAAAAAATGGATAAAAAAGGTATAAAAACTATTTTTACTTCCCTTCATATTTCAGAGGAGAGCATCAGTCAGGAGAAGATTCGCCATTTTCTTGATGATTCTAAGAAAAATAATAGAGATGTAGTAATTGATATCTCCCCAAACACTCTTCAAGCAATTGGTGCCAAAAATTATATTGAAATGAAAGATTTAGGCGTAAAAACAGTCCGCATTGATTTTGGAATTAGTACTGAGGAAATTGTGGAAATGCAAAAGCATTTTCGTATTGTGCTGAATGCTAGTACCCTTGATGAACAGAAAATTTGTGAGCTAAAAGAAAAGGGATTGTGCTTACAACAAGTTATTGCAATGCACAATTTTTATCCGAGGGAGTATACAGGGCTATCGTTAGATTTTCTTCATAACAAAAATGCATTATTCAACAAATATCACATTCAAATATGGGCATTTATTCCGGGAGATAAAGTATTACGTGGACCCATTTTTGCAGGATTGCCAACGGTTGAAAAACACCGCAATCAATCTCCGTATATCAGTTTCGTTGAATTATCACAACATTTTTTGATTGACGGTATCTTTATTGGTGATTTGCAAATAGAAGATGACACACTGAATATGATCGAAAGATTCGACAAGGAAGGAATAGTTACATTACCAACAAAGACGTTATCTCCCTATATTCCAAAAGATATTATTTACAATAACCGTATGGATGAGTCAGAAGCAGTTATAAGAATTGATCAAGGAAGAGAATTATTTTCTAAAAATGAGAAACTATATACTGCGACAAAACCGGGAAAAAGAACTATTGGAACTATTACAGTGGATAACAGCGAGTACTTTAGATACATGGGTGAAACACAAATACTGAAACGGGATTTACCGGAAGATTCGAGAGTAAATATTGTCGGGAATGTGCAAGATGAATATATTGCCCTATTAGATTTTATAAAGGCAGGGACTAGAATAAAATTTGAATAA
- a CDS encoding PTS transporter subunit EIIC codes for MSKYHNMASQILDAVGGRDNVATYTNCMTRLRITPLNRSLINEEAIKKMNGVVGTVDDETYQIILGPGVVTKVAEQFGILLAEKKGQSGTSGTPSAEELQAKGVEMKAQLKKKNNTPFKNFLRKVGNIFIPLIPAFVGAGLIAGIASVISNNMTAGNLDAGVWGQYVTILNVIKNAIFSYLVIYVGINAAKEFGGTPALGGVIGGTTLLTGMTPQSPIDNVFTGAPLSAGQGGVLGVLLAVWILAVIEKQLRKIIPDSIDIIVTPTIALLIIGLITIFIIMPFAGFVSDNLVGSINWILARGGAFAGFVLGTAFLPLVMLGLHQVLTPIHIEMINTTGMTQLLPILAMAGAGQVGASIALWIRCRKNKSLTNMIKGALPVGILGIGEPLIYGVILPLGRPFITACIGGGIGGAVIGLLGHVGAIAIGPSGIALIPLIDGGIWKYVVGLFAGYIGGFIATYFFGVPKEAMMEQE; via the coding sequence ATGAGCAAATATCATAATATGGCATCACAGATTTTAGATGCTGTTGGCGGCAGGGACAATGTTGCAACATATACAAACTGTATGACTCGCCTTCGTATAACTCCATTAAATCGTAGTCTAATTAATGAAGAAGCAATAAAAAAAATGAATGGAGTTGTTGGAACGGTTGATGACGAAACCTACCAAATTATCCTTGGACCCGGCGTTGTAACAAAAGTAGCAGAACAATTCGGTATTTTATTAGCGGAGAAAAAAGGGCAAAGTGGTACTTCCGGAACTCCTTCTGCAGAGGAACTGCAAGCAAAAGGCGTAGAAATGAAAGCGCAACTAAAGAAAAAGAACAATACACCTTTTAAAAACTTCTTGAGAAAAGTAGGTAACATCTTTATCCCTCTTATTCCGGCATTCGTTGGAGCGGGGTTAATTGCCGGTATTGCATCTGTTATCTCAAATAATATGACAGCAGGTAATTTAGATGCAGGAGTCTGGGGACAATATGTGACAATTTTAAATGTTATTAAAAATGCAATTTTTAGTTATCTGGTTATTTATGTAGGTATTAATGCAGCAAAAGAATTTGGCGGAACACCGGCCCTCGGTGGAGTAATCGGTGGAACAACACTTTTAACAGGGATGACTCCGCAATCTCCAATTGATAATGTCTTTACTGGAGCACCATTATCAGCTGGCCAAGGAGGAGTTCTTGGAGTATTATTGGCAGTCTGGATTTTAGCAGTAATAGAAAAACAATTACGTAAAATAATTCCTGATTCAATTGATATTATTGTTACGCCGACGATTGCATTATTAATAATAGGCCTTATTACAATTTTCATCATTATGCCATTTGCCGGATTCGTTTCAGATAATTTGGTCGGTTCTATTAACTGGATATTGGCCCGCGGTGGTGCATTTGCAGGATTTGTTCTTGGAACGGCATTTTTACCACTTGTTATGTTAGGGTTGCATCAGGTATTAACGCCCATTCACATTGAGATGATTAATACAACAGGGATGACACAATTACTTCCAATTCTTGCAATGGCGGGAGCTGGACAAGTTGGAGCATCGATTGCACTGTGGATCCGCTGCCGTAAAAATAAATCTCTAACAAATATGATTAAAGGTGCACTTCCAGTAGGCATACTTGGAATTGGTGAACCACTGATTTATGGTGTTATCTTACCGTTAGGGCGCCCATTTATCACTGCTTGCATCGGTGGCGGTATTGGTGGAGCGGTAATTGGCTTACTTGGCCATGTTGGAGCCATCGCTATCGGACCATCTGGTATAGCATTAATTCCACTTATCGACGGCGGAATATGGAAATATGTAGTAGGTTTGTTTGCAGGATATATTGGCGGTTTTATTGCAACATATTTCTTTGGCGTACCAAAAGAAGCAATGATGGAACAAGAGTAA
- a CDS encoding metal ABC transporter solute-binding protein, Zn/Mn family — MGKQSRAEFKYFQRFLLGAAFLAIFLIAAGCSKQTESGSSKTEGKIQITTTIGMITDIVKEVGGGHVEVSGLMKSGVDPHLYKASQGDIKKLDQADIIFYNGLHLEGKMVDILENMSKKKPTYAVSDYIDKSVLRSGDQTDTEYDPHIWFNVQHWMKAVEKVRDELAKYDEKNKADYETRAAAYLNKLKELDDYTRTQIASIPKESRVLVTAHDAFGYFGDAYDIEVKGLQGISTASEYGSKDVSELRDFLVERGIKAVFIESSVPKKAIEAVIQGAKEKGHDLKIGGELYSDAMGKEGTEEGTYIGMVRANVDTIVNALK, encoded by the coding sequence ATGGGGAAACAAAGCAGGGCAGAATTCAAATACTTCCAGCGTTTTTTATTGGGGGCGGCGTTCCTTGCCATCTTTCTGATTGCTGCCGGATGTTCCAAACAAACAGAAAGTGGTTCATCCAAAACGGAAGGAAAAATCCAAATTACTACAACGATAGGGATGATCACGGATATTGTAAAGGAAGTGGGCGGTGGTCATGTAGAAGTTTCCGGGCTTATGAAATCGGGGGTTGATCCGCATTTGTATAAAGCTTCGCAGGGGGATATTAAAAAGCTGGACCAGGCAGACATCATCTTTTACAACGGGTTGCATTTGGAAGGGAAAATGGTGGATATTTTAGAGAATATGAGCAAGAAAAAGCCTACATACGCCGTTTCCGACTACATAGATAAATCCGTACTTCGTTCGGGGGACCAGACTGATACCGAATATGATCCTCATATCTGGTTCAATGTCCAGCACTGGATGAAAGCAGTGGAAAAAGTAAGGGACGAATTGGCTAAATATGATGAAAAGAACAAAGCTGACTATGAGACCCGTGCAGCAGCCTATTTGAATAAACTAAAAGAACTGGATGACTATACGCGGACTCAAATCGCCTCTATCCCTAAAGAATCGAGAGTACTTGTAACAGCCCACGATGCCTTTGGCTATTTTGGAGACGCCTATGACATCGAAGTCAAAGGCCTGCAGGGAATAAGCACAGCTTCGGAATATGGGTCCAAGGATGTAAGTGAATTACGGGATTTTCTGGTAGAACGGGGCATTAAAGCAGTTTTTATAGAATCCAGCGTTCCTAAAAAGGCTATTGAGGCTGTTATTCAGGGGGCCAAGGAGAAAGGCCACGATTTGAAAATTGGAGGAGAGCTGTACTCTGATGCCATGGGTAAGGAAGGAACGGAAGAAGGTACCTACATCGGGATGGTCCGGGCTAATGTAGATACCATCGTAAACGCATTGAAGTAG
- a CDS encoding metal ABC transporter ATP-binding protein, with protein sequence MNTSPLWIENMTVAYRKKPVLRNITVEMPEGKLIAIVGPNGAGKSTLIKAALGLIPTVTGKVAIYGRPYKEQRQKVGYVPQRGSVDWDFPTNALDVVIMGRYGQLGWLKRPGQKEKKIAMECLQKVGMSGFAHRQISQLSGGQQQRVFLARALAQDAQLYVMDEPFVGVDAATEKAIITILSDLKQEGKTVLVVHHDLSTVKEYFDWVLLLNEEVIALGPVEETFTKKLLQQTYGGRLALIEV encoded by the coding sequence ATGAATACCTCACCTTTATGGATTGAAAATATGACTGTTGCATATCGCAAAAAACCTGTCCTCCGGAATATCACAGTCGAAATGCCCGAAGGGAAACTTATAGCCATAGTAGGACCTAACGGAGCCGGAAAATCAACGTTGATCAAAGCGGCTTTGGGTCTAATCCCGACCGTGACAGGAAAAGTTGCCATTTATGGCCGTCCTTATAAGGAGCAACGGCAGAAGGTGGGCTATGTGCCTCAACGCGGATCTGTAGATTGGGACTTTCCTACCAACGCCCTCGACGTAGTTATAATGGGGAGATACGGCCAGCTTGGCTGGCTAAAACGCCCGGGACAAAAAGAGAAGAAGATCGCGATGGAGTGCTTGCAAAAGGTGGGGATGAGCGGATTTGCCCACAGGCAAATCAGTCAGCTTTCGGGCGGACAGCAACAAAGGGTGTTTCTGGCAAGAGCTCTCGCTCAGGATGCCCAGCTGTATGTCATGGATGAACCGTTTGTCGGTGTAGATGCCGCTACTGAAAAAGCCATCATTACCATTCTCAGTGATTTAAAACAAGAGGGCAAAACCGTTTTGGTCGTTCATCATGACTTGTCTACAGTCAAGGAATATTTCGATTGGGTGCTTCTGCTGAATGAAGAAGTTATTGCTCTTGGTCCTGTAGAAGAGACGTTCACGAAAAAACTGCTTCAGCAAACTTACGGGGGACGTCTTGCCCTGATTGAGGTTTAA
- a CDS encoding metal ABC transporter permease encodes MLDWIPLLQDPNTRWILWGSMLLGLCSGVIGSFAYLRKQSLMGDALSHAALPGVCLAFMLTGTKSTLWFVVGALISGLIATWSIGWITRHSKVKQDAALGIILSVFFGFGIVLLTQIQHSASGNQSGLDKFLFGQAASMVMSDVYTMVGISALLIILCTLFFKELKLVCFDPGFAKGLGFPVSLLDQFIMAMIAVAVVVGIQAVGVVLMAAMLITPAVAARYWTEKLSTMVILSGIFGALSGILGTMLSTLGNSLPTGPLSVLAATALFLVSVVAGPKRGLLSKLLVRRSVKLEVERKQAVAPLERREAL; translated from the coding sequence ATGTTGGACTGGATACCACTTCTGCAGGATCCGAACACGCGGTGGATTCTGTGGGGAAGTATGCTGCTCGGATTATGCAGCGGTGTAATCGGCAGTTTTGCTTATTTACGCAAACAATCCTTAATGGGTGATGCTCTTTCCCATGCGGCCCTGCCGGGGGTTTGCCTGGCCTTTATGCTAACCGGGACCAAGTCCACGCTCTGGTTTGTAGTAGGAGCTTTAATTTCCGGTCTAATCGCCACATGGAGTATCGGCTGGATTACACGTCATTCCAAAGTGAAACAGGATGCGGCTTTAGGCATTATTTTATCTGTTTTTTTCGGTTTTGGAATTGTCCTGCTGACGCAAATCCAGCACAGCGCCTCAGGTAACCAAAGCGGACTGGATAAATTTTTGTTCGGCCAGGCTGCTTCCATGGTCATGTCGGATGTATATACAATGGTGGGAATTTCCGCATTGCTTATTATTCTGTGTACCCTGTTTTTTAAGGAATTGAAACTGGTTTGTTTTGATCCGGGTTTTGCCAAAGGATTGGGGTTTCCGGTCAGCTTGCTGGACCAATTCATTATGGCGATGATTGCAGTTGCGGTAGTGGTTGGAATTCAGGCGGTCGGAGTTGTTCTCATGGCGGCGATGCTCATCACTCCGGCGGTGGCTGCCCGTTATTGGACAGAAAAACTCAGCACAATGGTTATTTTATCCGGTATTTTTGGAGCCTTGAGCGGAATATTGGGTACGATGCTGAGTACACTGGGCAATAGCCTGCCGACCGGTCCTCTTAGCGTGTTGGCAGCAACAGCACTTTTCCTGGTTTCAGTCGTAGCCGGACCCAAGAGGGGGCTTTTGTCCAAGCTGCTTGTCCGCAGGTCCGTAAAACTTGAAGTAGAACGCAAGCAAGCAGTTGCGCCTCTGGAGAGGAGGGAGGCGCTTTGA
- a CDS encoding metal ABC transporter permease, with the protein MNDLWIIITGALVACACSLVGCFLVLRKMSMIGDAISHSVLPGIAIAFLISSSRESVPMLIGAAIVGLITVFLIQLFQQSGVQSDASIGVVYTALFAVGVVLVSLFARDIDFDLDCVLYGEIAYVPWNTWDWNGMNMGPKPVWMIGGVLLLSVVVIGLFFKQFKVCSFDPALAAAIGIPVALFHYLLMGLVSMTTVASFESVGAILVVGMLIVPPSTAYLLTEKLSRMIAYSMVIGILSSVLGYGAAYLLDASIAGCMISVAGFLFLLAFLFTPHNGIVWKKWRNTAMAKEQS; encoded by the coding sequence TTGAATGATCTTTGGATTATAATAACCGGGGCCCTGGTAGCTTGTGCTTGCAGTCTGGTAGGCTGTTTTCTTGTGCTCCGGAAAATGTCTATGATTGGAGATGCCATCAGCCACTCCGTATTACCCGGCATCGCGATTGCCTTTCTTATAAGCAGCAGCCGTGAATCGGTACCAATGCTCATCGGGGCAGCCATTGTCGGTTTGATCACAGTCTTTTTGATCCAGTTGTTCCAGCAGAGCGGTGTACAGTCTGATGCTTCGATTGGTGTTGTATATACGGCTTTATTCGCCGTTGGTGTGGTGCTGGTCAGTCTATTTGCAAGGGACATCGATTTTGATCTGGATTGTGTACTATACGGAGAAATTGCCTACGTTCCTTGGAATACCTGGGATTGGAACGGGATGAATATGGGGCCCAAACCCGTCTGGATGATTGGTGGCGTTCTCCTGCTTAGTGTAGTGGTCATAGGGCTTTTCTTCAAACAATTTAAAGTATGTTCCTTTGATCCCGCCTTAGCAGCTGCAATAGGGATCCCGGTTGCATTGTTCCATTATTTGCTCATGGGGCTTGTCTCTATGACGACGGTAGCTTCTTTCGAAAGTGTGGGAGCCATCTTGGTAGTAGGTATGCTTATCGTTCCTCCCTCAACGGCATATCTGCTGACCGAGAAATTATCCCGCATGATCGCCTACAGTATGGTCATCGGAATATTGTCTTCCGTTTTAGGATATGGAGCGGCCTACCTATTGGATGCTTCCATTGCAGGATGCATGATCAGTGTAGCCGGTTTTCTCTTCCTGCTCGCCTTTCTATTTACGCCACATAACGGGATTGTGTGGAAAAAATGGCGGAATACTGCCATGGCTAAGGAACAATCCTGA
- the brnQ gene encoding branched-chain amino acid transport system II carrier protein, producing the protein MKSLSRKETLSIGLMLFALFFGSGNLIFPPLLGQSSGTNVWIAVSGFIITGVGLPLLAVAALAKSGDSFQRLVNRVNPLFGVILTVAIYLTIGPLFVIPRTGGVAFEMGISPFLPGGAGQSPLILFLFTLAYFALTFWLCLNPSKLVDIIGKWLTPALLTLIAVLFIRTLIHPIGPIGEPTTTEYANYPFFKGFVEGYSTMDTLGALVFGIVIVTAIRERGVTDSKTIALSTIKAGTIAATGLGLVYIALGYIGATSQSFGILGNGGEILTKAAYGLLGTSGLVLLAGATTIACLTTSIGLTVSCGQYFSRLIPGLSYKAIVGMVCLFGMALANLGLDRILEFSVPVLLLLYPLVIVLILLSFFHTFFHGYSSVYIGGIIGSGIISLIDVLASVGIRWSSVDALLENLPVHEQGLGWLVPALLGIIIGYVFGRIKHRTVPA; encoded by the coding sequence ATGAAGAGCTTATCAAGAAAAGAAACACTTTCAATTGGACTCATGCTATTTGCCTTATTTTTCGGGTCAGGAAATCTGATCTTCCCGCCTTTGCTCGGACAATCCTCCGGGACGAATGTTTGGATTGCTGTTTCAGGTTTTATTATTACAGGAGTAGGTCTCCCGCTCCTTGCTGTTGCTGCTTTGGCCAAGTCAGGGGATAGTTTTCAAAGGCTGGTCAACAGGGTGAACCCTTTGTTCGGAGTCATCCTTACCGTTGCCATTTATTTAACTATCGGCCCATTATTTGTGATTCCGCGCACGGGCGGCGTCGCTTTTGAAATGGGCATATCTCCTTTTTTGCCGGGAGGAGCCGGACAAAGTCCGCTTATTTTATTTTTATTTACACTGGCTTATTTTGCACTTACCTTCTGGCTTTGCTTGAATCCTTCCAAACTGGTAGACATCATTGGAAAATGGTTGACTCCTGCTTTGTTGACCCTTATAGCTGTTTTGTTTATCCGGACGTTGATTCATCCGATCGGTCCGATAGGAGAGCCTACAACAACGGAATATGCGAATTATCCGTTTTTCAAAGGTTTCGTGGAAGGCTACTCTACTATGGACACCTTGGGAGCTCTTGTTTTTGGAATAGTTATTGTAACGGCTATCCGTGAAAGAGGAGTTACAGACAGCAAAACCATAGCGTTGTCTACAATTAAGGCGGGAACGATCGCCGCAACCGGTCTGGGTCTTGTTTACATTGCACTTGGATATATTGGAGCAACGAGTCAAAGCTTCGGAATACTGGGTAATGGCGGGGAGATTTTAACCAAAGCCGCGTACGGGCTGTTGGGCACGTCGGGATTAGTCCTTCTTGCAGGAGCAACAACGATTGCCTGTCTGACGACTTCCATCGGGCTTACAGTATCCTGCGGCCAGTATTTTTCCAGGCTGATACCCGGACTTTCCTATAAAGCTATTGTCGGTATGGTTTGCCTGTTCGGTATGGCATTGGCCAACCTGGGGCTGGATAGAATTCTGGAATTTTCTGTGCCCGTTCTCCTGCTGCTATACCCGCTTGTCATTGTGTTGATATTGTTATCATTTTTTCACACATTTTTTCACGGATACTCGTCTGTTTATATTGGCGGAATCATCGGAAGCGGTATTATCAGTCTGATTGATGTATTAGCGTCGGTAGGTATCCGGTGGAGTTCAGTCGATGCTTTATTGGAGAATCTACCAGTACACGAACAAGGACTTGGATGGCTGGTTCCGGCTCTTCTGGGAATTATAATCGGCTATGTATTCGGCAGAATAAAACACCGTACCGTTCCGGCATAA
- a CDS encoding carboxymuconolactone decarboxylase family protein, translated as MNQNMDAKVDAYKEGMAQMGNELPRVTEAYHAFTGECFADGALNAKQKQLIALGIGLFANNEICTLYHVEEAISSGASDQEIMETAAVAAALGGGHAMSQGVTRLRQALHGKKQIQ; from the coding sequence ATGAACCAGAACATGGATGCTAAAGTGGACGCATATAAAGAAGGAATGGCCCAGATGGGGAATGAGCTTCCGAGAGTTACGGAAGCCTATCATGCCTTTACGGGAGAATGCTTTGCGGACGGGGCGCTAAATGCCAAACAGAAGCAGCTGATCGCGCTTGGCATCGGATTGTTTGCTAACAATGAGATTTGCACCTTGTATCATGTTGAAGAAGCAATAAGCAGCGGGGCTTCTGATCAGGAAATCATGGAGACAGCAGCTGTAGCTGCCGCTCTTGGGGGCGGTCATGCCATGTCACAAGGGGTAACCCGTTTAAGGCAGGCACTGCATGGAAAAAAGCAGATACAATAA
- a CDS encoding DUF2627 domain-containing protein, whose translation MKTKISRFIAILLLVIPGILATYGFLLVKDAFFDQFAPEIGHVPWLKMAFGFILFLLGTGFIGGWIFYRDRKRNYVAPRFKAKRQQSKGRMQKDTGSTS comes from the coding sequence ATGAAAACCAAAATTTCCCGTTTTATTGCCATACTGCTGTTGGTCATTCCCGGAATATTGGCAACTTACGGCTTTTTGCTGGTTAAGGATGCTTTTTTTGATCAATTTGCCCCGGAGATCGGACACGTCCCCTGGTTAAAAATGGCCTTCGGATTTATCCTTTTTCTTTTGGGTACCGGCTTTATAGGCGGATGGATTTTTTACCGGGACCGGAAACGAAACTATGTGGCCCCCAGATTTAAAGCGAAGCGGCAACAAAGTAAAGGCCGGATGCAAAAAGATACAGGTTCAACCTCTTAA
- the lpdA gene encoding dihydrolipoyl dehydrogenase, with protein MSDQNQTDVVILGGGTGGYVAAIRAAQLGKSVVIVEKDKLGGTCLHRGCIPSKALLRSAEVLATMKKSEIYGIKTSGVELDFGLVQKRKEAIVEQLHKGVQYLMKKNKIQVVNGTGRLMGASIFSPRSGSVSVEKPDGEIEVFVPKQLILATGSRPKTLPGIELDGKYILSSDDALKMKQLPKSILIIGGGVIGVEWASMLNDFGVEVTLIEAAPRLVSTEDADISREFERLLKKRGINVKNGVTLDLNSIQIKDESVFVKVQKGQDEAVELSAEKMLVSIGRSANVEGIGLENTNVVVDGGVVRVNKYMQTAESHIYAIGDMIGGLQLAHAASHEGITAVEHFNGEHIHPAQTHLIPRCIYTRPEMASVGWTEQQAKELGYEIKTGKFSFKAIGKALVYGEQDGFVKVIADVKTDDILGVHMIGPHVTDYISEAALAQLLNATPWEVSQTIHPHPTLTETLAEAMLDVDGRALSM; from the coding sequence ATGAGCGATCAAAATCAAACCGATGTAGTTATTTTAGGTGGAGGTACCGGAGGGTACGTTGCAGCGATAAGAGCAGCACAATTAGGAAAATCCGTAGTCATTGTAGAGAAGGATAAGCTGGGAGGAACATGTCTGCATAGAGGATGCATTCCAAGCAAAGCCCTGCTCAGAAGCGCAGAAGTATTGGCCACGATGAAGAAAAGTGAAATATACGGCATAAAAACCAGCGGCGTTGAGCTTGATTTCGGGCTTGTACAGAAACGGAAAGAAGCCATTGTAGAGCAGCTTCATAAAGGCGTCCAGTATCTAATGAAAAAAAATAAAATTCAGGTGGTTAACGGAACGGGACGGTTAATGGGAGCTTCAATTTTTTCTCCAAGAAGCGGTTCTGTATCCGTAGAAAAACCGGACGGGGAAATTGAAGTATTTGTACCGAAACAACTGATCTTAGCTACAGGATCCCGGCCTAAAACGCTTCCGGGTATTGAGCTGGACGGGAAGTATATTTTGTCTAGTGATGATGCTCTTAAGATGAAGCAGCTTCCGAAATCTATTCTAATAATCGGAGGTGGAGTTATCGGAGTAGAATGGGCTTCTATGCTAAATGATTTCGGTGTGGAAGTAACCTTAATCGAAGCCGCACCGCGTCTTGTCAGTACAGAGGATGCCGATATATCACGTGAATTTGAACGTTTACTGAAAAAACGGGGAATAAATGTTAAAAATGGCGTTACGTTAGATCTGAATTCCATCCAAATAAAGGACGAATCCGTTTTTGTAAAAGTTCAAAAAGGCCAGGACGAAGCAGTGGAGCTATCTGCGGAAAAAATGCTAGTATCCATAGGTCGTTCAGCCAACGTCGAAGGTATCGGTCTGGAAAATACGAACGTTGTTGTTGATGGCGGCGTTGTAAGGGTAAATAAATACATGCAGACTGCCGAATCCCATATTTACGCAATTGGCGATATGATTGGCGGGCTCCAGCTTGCCCATGCTGCCAGTCACGAAGGAATAACAGCTGTAGAACATTTTAACGGTGAACATATTCACCCGGCACAAACCCACCTGATTCCACGCTGTATTTATACGAGACCGGAGATGGCCAGTGTCGGCTGGACTGAGCAGCAGGCCAAAGAACTCGGGTATGAAATCAAAACGGGAAAATTCAGTTTTAAGGCTATCGGAAAGGCGCTTGTCTACGGTGAGCAAGACGGTTTTGTTAAAGTAATTGCAGATGTCAAGACAGATGATATTTTGGGTGTGCATATGATTGGTCCCCATGTGACGGACTATATTTCGGAAGCCGCCCTGGCACAGTTGCTCAATGCAACCCCTTGGGAAGTTAGTCAGACCATTCATCCTCATCCTACCTTAACTGAGACACTTGCAGAAGCTATGCTGGATGTGGACGGACGGGCCCTTAGCATGTAA
- a CDS encoding thiamine pyrophosphate-dependent dehydrogenase E1 component subunit alpha: MSIGQLTKHRTLGLSDDTVINMYKKMVSARKYDERSVLLQRAGKIPFHVSGIGQEAAQVGAAFALDLGQDYFLPYYRDYAFVLSVGITLKDLMLSAFAKAEDVSSGGRQMPGHFSYKEKRIVTGSSPVTTQVPHAVGFALAAKMKKQPFVSFVTFGEGSSNQGDFHEGCNFAGVHKLPVILMCENNQYAISIPEHKQVAGRVVDRAIGYGFHGERVDGNDVLDVYRVVKEARERAVNGYGPTLIEAYMYRLSPHSTADDDMLYRTKEEVQANREKDPIPRFKKYLVDCGLWDEEKEQMLADQLKKELQKATAYAEAAPFPQPEDTLKHVYGE; the protein is encoded by the coding sequence ATGTCCATTGGACAGCTAACTAAACATAGAACTTTAGGTTTATCCGATGACACTGTCATTAACATGTATAAAAAAATGGTATCAGCACGTAAATATGACGAACGTTCTGTCCTGCTGCAAAGGGCGGGCAAAATTCCTTTCCACGTATCCGGTATCGGGCAGGAAGCTGCCCAGGTAGGAGCAGCTTTTGCTCTTGACTTGGGTCAGGATTACTTCTTGCCCTATTACCGTGATTATGCCTTTGTACTTAGTGTCGGAATAACCCTAAAGGACTTGATGCTTTCAGCTTTTGCCAAAGCGGAAGACGTAAGCAGTGGGGGGCGGCAAATGCCGGGCCATTTCAGTTATAAGGAAAAGCGGATTGTTACGGGTTCCAGTCCGGTTACAACGCAGGTTCCGCATGCTGTAGGGTTTGCTTTGGCTGCTAAGATGAAAAAACAGCCTTTCGTTTCCTTTGTCACATTCGGGGAAGGCTCAAGCAATCAAGGGGATTTTCATGAAGGGTGTAACTTCGCGGGCGTTCATAAACTCCCGGTTATCCTGATGTGTGAAAATAACCAGTACGCCATCTCGATCCCGGAGCATAAGCAGGTAGCCGGACGGGTGGTTGACCGGGCGATCGGTTACGGATTTCACGGTGAACGTGTGGACGGCAACGATGTGCTTGATGTTTACCGTGTTGTTAAGGAAGCGAGAGAGCGTGCGGTGAACGGTTATGGGCCCACTTTGATCGAAGCGTACATGTACCGCCTGTCTCCTCATTCTACCGCGGATGATGATATGCTGTACCGGACCAAAGAAGAAGTACAAGCAAACAGGGAGAAAGATCCGATTCCGAGGTTTAAAAAGTATTTGGTGGACTGCGGTTTATGGGACGAAGAAAAAGAACAAATGCTGGCTGACCAACTGAAAAAAGAACTTCAGAAAGCAACGGCTTACGCGGAAGCGGCCCCGTTTCCACAGCCGGAAGACACTTTGAAACATGTTTACGGGGAATAG